From Staphylococcus delphini, one genomic window encodes:
- a CDS encoding 6-phosphogluconolactonase, translated as MAMNFKVFKDAETAATFTADILRKQLNNNPTSIVGFHLNQEEAPVLDALKKDVDRHSVDFSQIHVLDYDAQQSYYQALGVPEKQIHHVPEDEKVEAFIKHHAKTKDNKGKLTLQVVTIDTEGQIGIPMNDALLPAREIIVVVTGAAKAEQVKKLYEENGNTTFIPSALKSHRMVTVVLDEVAAQGLPEDVRNYFTSLYA; from the coding sequence ATGGCAATGAATTTTAAAGTATTTAAAGATGCAGAAACAGCAGCAACTTTCACAGCAGATATCTTAAGAAAACAGTTAAATAACAATCCGACATCGATTGTAGGGTTTCATTTGAATCAAGAAGAAGCACCTGTATTAGATGCATTAAAAAAAGATGTCGATCGTCATAGCGTTGATTTCAGTCAAATTCATGTATTGGATTACGACGCGCAACAATCATATTATCAAGCATTAGGTGTCCCAGAAAAACAAATTCACCACGTACCAGAAGATGAAAAAGTGGAAGCATTTATTAAACATCATGCAAAAACAAAAGATAATAAAGGTAAATTGACACTACAAGTCGTGACTATCGATACAGAAGGTCAAATCGGTATTCCTATGAATGACGCCTTATTACCAGCGCGTGAAATTATTGTTGTCGTGACAGGTGCAGCGAAAGCAGAACAAGTGAAGAAATTATACGAAGAAAACGGGAATACAACATTTATTCCTTCAGCATTAAAATCACATCGTATGGTAACTGTTGTCCTTGATGAAGTAGCTGCACAAGGTTTACCTGAAGATGTGCGCAATTACTTTACTTCACTGTACGCATAA
- a CDS encoding SAS053 family DNA gyrase inhibitor, with protein MKDEQKHYDNEMVDSFDDVVELGKEMEQISEANDEEKLNQSHDSKVRFDKDTK; from the coding sequence ATGAAAGACGAACAAAAGCATTATGACAATGAAATGGTTGATAGTTTTGATGATGTCGTGGAGCTCGGGAAAGAAATGGAACAAATTTCTGAAGCGAACGATGAAGAGAAACTCAATCAATCCCATGATTCAAAAGTGCGTTTTGATAAAGACACAAAATAG